One Streptomyces sp. NBC_00554 DNA segment encodes these proteins:
- a CDS encoding DUF6461 domain-containing protein, which translates to MTATAADYVWFEERFPDLAEAYCFTLVHNLPPSDLLARLGGQTEPSQTGTAAIVDAAFDLLGRSDNARQFIAMTTVGDWTLLIEPNGYLGVTEEKALPASAGTRWVSHFVNINGVDSFLWAEDSTKRLTFEPGFPDHRWGTTPDELLDAMHHSGFQFSDETSDTAEHLSTEAAFALAEHLTGARITPELLRDTTFVCGSAEIR; encoded by the coding sequence ATGACTGCGACTGCTGCCGACTACGTGTGGTTCGAAGAGCGCTTCCCTGACCTCGCGGAAGCGTATTGCTTCACCCTGGTGCACAACCTGCCACCTTCAGACCTACTTGCCCGCCTCGGAGGTCAGACCGAGCCCTCCCAGACCGGGACGGCGGCGATAGTGGACGCGGCCTTCGACCTCCTCGGCCGTTCGGACAACGCTCGGCAGTTCATCGCCATGACCACCGTCGGCGACTGGACCCTGCTGATCGAGCCCAACGGCTATCTCGGCGTCACCGAAGAGAAGGCCCTGCCCGCATCCGCGGGAACACGCTGGGTCTCGCACTTCGTCAACATCAACGGCGTCGATTCCTTCCTCTGGGCCGAGGACTCAACGAAGCGCCTGACATTCGAGCCCGGGTTCCCCGACCACCGATGGGGAACAACCCCTGACGAACTCCTGGACGCCATGCACCACAGCGGCTTCCAGTTCTCGGACGAGACCTCCGACACCGCAGAACACCTGTCCACGGAAGCAGCGTTCGCCCTCGCCGAGCATCTGACGGGCGCGCGCATCACGCCGGAACTCCTACGGGACACCACCTTCGTCTGCGGCAGCGCGGAGATCAGGTGA
- a CDS encoding Clp protease N-terminal domain-containing protein has translation MHGNPWTDIGTALGVTRQAVQQRFHAPHKRYSPEAMTDELRQAMVHVKQAAVHHRNNYIGTEHLLWGLTAEDNSATRLLQTAGVSPETVHQSVGTHLSMGASQAAERIAWTPYSRKAIDIAEARSEQHGSDRIDCEDLLIGLSRVGRGVAAAVLTDAGFDPETLDPAPAGADHAAPPTALADWLRRCQRHERGSRP, from the coding sequence ATGCACGGCAACCCATGGACAGACATCGGCACCGCCCTGGGTGTCACCCGACAGGCGGTCCAGCAGCGCTTCCACGCCCCTCACAAGCGCTACAGCCCCGAGGCGATGACCGACGAACTCCGCCAGGCGATGGTCCACGTCAAGCAGGCGGCAGTGCACCATCGCAACAACTACATCGGCACCGAGCACCTGTTGTGGGGGCTGACCGCAGAGGACAACAGCGCCACCCGGCTCCTGCAGACCGCCGGCGTCTCACCGGAAACGGTCCACCAGTCTGTCGGAACCCACCTGAGCATGGGGGCATCCCAAGCAGCCGAACGGATCGCCTGGACTCCCTACTCCCGCAAGGCCATCGACATCGCGGAGGCACGGTCCGAACAGCACGGATCCGACCGCATCGACTGCGAGGACCTGCTGATCGGTCTTTCCCGGGTCGGCCGAGGAGTGGCCGCCGCTGTCCTGACCGACGCCGGCTTCGACCCGGAAACGCTCGACCCCGCGCCTGCCGGCGCCGACCACGCCGCTCCGCCGACAGCTTTGGCGGATTGGCTCCGCCGATGTCAGAGGCATGAGCGAGGATCTCGGCCATGA
- a CDS encoding NUDIX domain-containing protein: protein MDELVERVDDQDRVLGVVVSRRQAIREGWLHRVAVTVCRDERGRILVHRRSEQLSRFPGHYEVVVGGAVDVGESYEQAAARELAEELGIRVLPRLLFTFLNRSGLSPHWLGVHEAVVPDTVAADPDEVAWHGWLTEPELRSALLEWRFTSDSHEAFNRYLAFRTARS, encoded by the coding sequence GTGGACGAGCTGGTGGAGCGTGTCGACGATCAAGATCGTGTGCTGGGGGTGGTGGTCAGCCGCCGGCAGGCCATCCGGGAGGGTTGGCTGCACCGGGTCGCCGTGACGGTGTGTCGTGATGAGCGTGGGCGGATCCTCGTTCACCGGCGGTCGGAGCAGCTGTCGCGCTTCCCCGGGCATTACGAGGTCGTGGTCGGTGGCGCCGTGGATGTCGGTGAGTCCTATGAACAGGCCGCCGCGCGGGAGCTGGCCGAAGAGCTGGGCATCCGCGTGCTGCCGCGCTTGCTGTTCACGTTCCTCAACCGCAGCGGTTTGAGCCCTCACTGGCTCGGCGTGCACGAAGCCGTGGTGCCGGACACGGTGGCCGCCGATCCTGATGAGGTCGCCTGGCATGGCTGGCTGACCGAGCCGGAGCTGCGGTCGGCCCTGCTGGAGTGGCGCTTCACCTCCGACAGCCACGAAGCCTTCAACCGGTATCTCGCGTTCCGGACCGCGCGGTCCTGA
- a CDS encoding helix-turn-helix domain-containing protein, translating to MASLNVGNLGEYLREQRRNAQLSLRQLADAAGVSNPYLSQIERGLRKPSAEVLQQVAKALRISAETLYVRAGILDAERDRDEVETRAVILADPTLNERQKQVLLQIYESFRKENGFEITQVDEGDQGVDADVRHADVRHDDVHLDQDISDAEHPGPGSAADTAVRGPRTTDGSDAGPQQTAS from the coding sequence ATGGCATCGCTCAACGTCGGCAATCTCGGTGAGTATCTGCGTGAACAGCGGCGCAATGCGCAGCTGTCGCTCAGGCAGCTCGCCGATGCCGCCGGGGTGTCCAATCCGTATCTGAGCCAGATCGAGCGCGGGCTGCGCAAGCCGAGCGCGGAGGTGTTGCAGCAGGTCGCCAAGGCACTGCGGATCTCCGCCGAGACGCTGTACGTGCGAGCCGGCATCCTCGACGCCGAGCGGGACCGGGACGAGGTGGAGACGCGCGCCGTCATCCTCGCCGATCCCACGCTGAACGAGCGGCAGAAGCAGGTGCTGCTCCAGATCTACGAGTCCTTCCGCAAGGAGAACGGGTTCGAGATCACCCAGGTGGACGAGGGCGATCAGGGTGTCGACGCCGATGTGCGGCACGCTGACGTACGGCACGACGACGTACATCTGGATCAGGACATATCGGATGCGGAACACCCGGGACCGGGGAGCGCAGCGGACACCGCCGTCCGCGGCCCGCGCACGACCGACGGCAGTGATGCCGGTCCGCAGCAGACCGCCAGTTGA
- a CDS encoding DUF2516 family protein — protein MLLTAFSGFMSVIFLAMLVLAVVALVMAALARDDAYRAADKQNKMFWLIILGVTVAVNLLVPMIFLQIAGLVATIVFFVDVRPAIRQVSGGGGGRRGGSSSDGPYGPYNGGR, from the coding sequence GTGCTGTTGACGGCATTCAGCGGCTTCATGTCGGTGATCTTCCTTGCCATGCTGGTGCTCGCCGTGGTGGCACTGGTGATGGCCGCGCTGGCCCGCGACGACGCGTACCGCGCCGCAGACAAGCAGAACAAGATGTTCTGGCTGATCATCCTGGGCGTCACGGTCGCCGTGAACCTCCTGGTCCCGATGATCTTCCTGCAGATCGCGGGCCTGGTCGCCACGATTGTCTTCTTCGTGGACGTACGCCCCGCGATCCGCCAGGTCTCCGGCGGTGGCGGCGGCCGCCGCGGCGGAAGCAGCAGCGACGGCCCGTACGGCCCCTACAACGGCGGCCGGTAA
- a CDS encoding PP2C family protein-serine/threonine phosphatase, with protein sequence MPAPIPRQRAIPAVESGQAPAAFSPGGPPGVEPGEPAGSGSATGAAAPADSAATTHLTLLVIEDDPAGSLSVPEMLDATGKPIRIRSARNLTEAERLLTDDVHCILLDLALPAPGRSPEADDELATLKHVLRLAPRHAVLALTASGDAERGTEAVRVGAQDYLFRDELDARLLSRAIRYAVERKRSDRAERRLTESRLRAQENARLERGLLPTPLLEGSPLRFAARYRPGRSRALLGGDFYDTVRTSDGTVHAMIGDVCGHGPDEAALGVELRIAWRALTFAGLCGDELLSTLQQVLEHERDNDEIFATLCTVDISPDGRRAGLCLAGHPSPLIARPGRPAQLLPYENGGPALGLLPGARWPRQQVELGGAWSLMLYTDGLIEGRIGQGNQRLGQDGMVDMVRRQLAQGLEGEELLRAAVNEVRELNGGELTDDVAVLLLDRKQ encoded by the coding sequence ATGCCCGCACCCATACCGCGGCAGAGAGCGATCCCGGCCGTGGAAAGTGGTCAGGCTCCTGCCGCCTTCTCACCCGGCGGTCCACCCGGAGTCGAACCCGGCGAGCCCGCCGGGTCGGGATCGGCGACCGGCGCCGCGGCCCCTGCCGACAGCGCCGCCACGACCCACCTGACCCTGCTGGTCATCGAGGACGACCCGGCGGGTTCGCTCAGCGTGCCCGAAATGCTCGACGCCACGGGCAAGCCGATCCGGATCCGCAGCGCCCGCAACCTCACCGAGGCCGAGCGGCTGCTCACCGACGACGTCCACTGCATCCTGCTCGACCTCGCCCTGCCGGCCCCGGGCCGCTCCCCCGAGGCCGACGACGAGCTGGCCACGCTCAAGCACGTGCTGCGGCTCGCGCCCCGGCACGCCGTCCTCGCGCTCACCGCGTCCGGGGACGCCGAGCGCGGCACCGAAGCGGTGCGCGTCGGCGCCCAGGACTACCTGTTCCGCGACGAACTGGACGCACGGCTGCTGAGCCGCGCGATCCGGTACGCGGTGGAGAGGAAACGTTCCGACAGGGCCGAGCGGCGCCTCACCGAGTCCCGCCTGCGCGCCCAGGAGAACGCCCGTCTGGAGCGGGGGCTGCTGCCCACGCCGCTCCTGGAGGGCTCCCCGCTCCGCTTCGCCGCGCGCTACCGCCCCGGCCGCTCCCGGGCCCTGCTCGGCGGCGACTTCTACGACACGGTCCGTACGTCCGACGGCACCGTGCACGCGATGATCGGCGACGTCTGCGGGCACGGGCCCGACGAGGCGGCGCTCGGCGTGGAGCTGCGCATCGCCTGGCGCGCGCTGACCTTCGCGGGCCTGTGCGGGGACGAGCTGCTCTCCACCCTCCAGCAGGTCCTGGAACACGAGCGCGACAACGACGAGATCTTCGCGACGCTCTGCACGGTGGACATCTCGCCGGACGGCCGCCGCGCCGGGCTCTGCCTGGCCGGCCACCCGTCCCCGCTGATCGCCCGCCCGGGCCGCCCGGCCCAGCTGCTGCCGTACGAGAACGGCGGTCCGGCGCTCGGCCTGCTGCCCGGCGCCCGCTGGCCGCGCCAGCAGGTGGAGCTGGGCGGCGCCTGGAGCCTGATGCTCTACACCGACGGCCTCATCGAGGGCCGCATCGGCCAGGGCAACCAGCGGCTCGGCCAGGACGGCATGGTGGACATGGTCCGCCGCCAGCTCGCCCAGGGCCTCGAGGGCGAGGAACTCCTGCGCGCGGCGGTGAACGAGGTGCGCGAACTCAACGGCGGTGAGCTGACGGACGACGTGGCGGTGCTGTTGCTGGACCGCAAGCAGTAA